Proteins found in one Bombus terrestris chromosome 1, iyBomTerr1.2, whole genome shotgun sequence genomic segment:
- the LOC100644115 gene encoding plasma protease C1 inhibitor has protein sequence MKRVVGITGIMGYLLVSYIVAVTLTIKQCKSEITKSPSDLDTNRTTSTGPVIVNRDEDDEIFIPYQGERFNIFDWALFRTMSKKYSGNMLLSPISLKIVLVLLYEGAQDETAHELATAMQLPANENVIRKRFSTILQSLQSNPPAYILNIGTRIYIDSNILIRQKYEATVKAYYDTDVISANLSDAQPVVQAINDWVSNITDANIDQMIKDENNVKNSLMLIMNTLFFKGSWRRKYFSPENTRTGKFYTIDNQTIDVPFMHTFGRFYYANSPELDATILRIPYDGRKFALYLLLPRNKTLDGIEHLVNEVTPFVLTRYVWQMQNLPIAVTIPKFKYQFSSHMEPVLREVGIRNIFDDTATLTGIAQTRRISSNLKVSDILQKTGIEVNENGTTAYVATEVDIGNKIGEEIFHADHPFVFYIEDESTGTVIYIGRMMNPLDTTGSTASWEKYLSQSPPRLNAGISSADSISQAGLNAEDRNNLFNMYFPQALTKKYKDGNLVSSPASVKTILTMLMEGANGNTKSEIISVLRLPEGKSRRGELAQRILASLNRNENGTEIALTTRLWIHENLRVSNNYKNILRSRYQGDIESVNFMESQSTARHINEWVRRVTHNTISSALLLNELPPDTRLILTSVIYFKGLWLKSFDKANTKLQCFYIPNGECRNTYFMKHGSIYRYAYIPSIEAHVLEIPYSDGKTSMLTLMPRSRKNDPYLRILSDDLITVPVSAILANLKKQDITIHLPKFNIENNLDLVPTLRHLGIENIFQPNTNLSKMISDSSIHVASILQNVKLEIDEEGTLAATDTEIGYKLLSSWSNDVKMDRPFLFMIIDSVLNMTLFSGRFIEPLK, from the exons ATGAAACGTGTCGTTGGAATAACTGGAATAATGG GATATCTGCTGGTTTCATATATCGTTGCCGTGACCCTCACTATAAAACAATGTAAGTCAGAGATAACGAAATCTCCGTCTGATTTGGATACGAACAGAACTACAAGCACTGGTCCTGTAATTGTTAATCGCGACGAAgacgatgaaatttttatacctTATCAAGGAGAACGTTTTAACATATTCGATTGGGCATTGTTTAGA ACTATGAGCAAGAAATATTCTGGGAATATGTTGCTCTCGCCTATATCCTTAAAAATCGTATTGGTATTGTTGTACGAAGGAGCTCAGGATGAAACTGCACACGAACTCGCTACCGCCATGCAATTACCCGCCAACGAAAATGTTATACGAAAGAGATTCTCCACTATTTTACAATCGCTGCAG AGCAATCCTCCAGCGTACATTTTGAATATTGGAACGAGAATTTATATCGATTCAAACATTTTGATCCGACAAAAATACGAAGCCACTGTGAAAGCCTATTACGACACCGACGTGATTTCCGCGAATTTATCTGACGCGCAGCCAGTCGTGCAAGCGATTAATGATTGGGTCAGCAATATTACCGATGCTAACATAGATCAAATGATAAAAGATG aaaacaacgttaaGAATTCTTTGATGCTGATCATGAACACGCTTTTCTTCAAAGGATCGTGGCGTCGCAAATATTTTTCTCCGGAAAATACACGAACGGGaaaattttatacgatcgaTAACCAAACTATAGACGTACCTTTTATGCATACATTCGGTCGATTTTATTACGCCAACTCGCCTGAATTAGACGCCACAATTCTACGAATTCCATATGAC GGACGCAAGTTTGCCTTGTACTTGCTATTACCACGGAATAAAACATTAGATGGAATAGAACACCTCGTCAACGAAGTTACTCCTTTCGTGTTGACACGATACGTATGGCAGATGCAAAATCTGCCCATTGCTGTTACTATTCCTAAgtttaaataccagttttccAGTCACATGGAACCCGTTCTCCGTGAG GTTGGTATTCGCAATATTTTTGATGATACCGCGACATTAACGGGCATAGCTCAAACCAGACGAATTTCGAGCAATCTCAAAGTTTcggatattttacaaaaaactGGTATCGAAGTGAACGAAAATGGCACTACAGCTTATGTGGCTACTG AAGTTGATATTGGGAATAAAATCGGGGAGGAAATCTTCCACGCCGATCATCCATTCGTATTCTACATCGAAGATGAGTCCACAGGAACCGTTATCTATATCGGCAGGATGATGAATCCTCTTGATACAACCGGTAGTACCGCTAGCTGGGAAAAATATTTGTCTCAATCACCGCCCAGGCTTAACGCAGGGATATCAAGTGCAG aCTCGATTTCCCAAGCAGGCTTGAATGCCGAAGATCGAAATAATCTTTTCAATATGTACTTTCCACAG GCTCTAACCAAGAAATATAAAGATGGAAATCTAGTATCATCGCCTGCAAGTGTTAAAACAATCTTGACAATGTTAATGGAAGGTGCGAATGGTAATACGAAATCGGAAATTATTTCGGTATTAAGATTACCGGAAGGCAAGTCGCGTAGAGGAGAACTCGCACAACGTATTCTCGCGTCTTTAAAC aGAAATGAGAACGGGACGGAAATTGCTTTGACCACACGATTGTGGATACACGAAAATTTACGCGTatcaaataattacaaaaatattctacgatCACGTTACCAAGGAGATATAGAAAGCGTAAATTTTATGGAATCGCAAAGTACCGCGCGCCATATCAATGAATGGGTTCGTCGTGTAACGCACAATACGATCTCTTCGGCTTTGTTATTAAATGAGCTTCCACCTGATACGCGTCTCATTTTGACTTCAGTCATCTATTTTAAAGGACTCTGGTTAAAATCGTTCGATAAGGCGAACACGAAATTACAATGCTTCTATATTCCTAATGGCGAATGTAGAAACACGTACTTCATGAAACATGGATCTATTTATCGATATGCTTATATACCCTCCATTGAAGCACATGTTTTAGAAATTCCATACTCG GATGGTAAAACATCAATGTTGACATTGATGCCAAGGTCTAGAAAAAATGATCCATACCTTCGGATATTATCCGATGATTTAATTACTGTTCCAGTTTCTGCGATcctagcaaatttgaaaaaacaaGATATTACTATTCATCTTCCGAAATTCAATATTGAGAATAACCTTGATTTAGTGCCCACGCTACGACAC TTGGGTATCGAGAATATATTTCAACCTAATACGAATTTGTCCAAAATGATTTCTGACAGTTCGATACATGTGGCTAGTATCTTGCAAAATGTTAAGTTGGAAATAGATGAAGAAGGAACGCTAGCTGCAACCGATACAG AAATCGGATATAAGCTTCTGTCATCATGGAGTAACGACGTTAAAATGGACAGACCATTTCTTTTTATGATTATTGATTCCGTTTTAAACATGACTTTATTTTCCGGTCGTTTTATCGAACCACT taaataa
- the LOC100643999 gene encoding Fanconi anemia group M protein isoform X1, with protein sequence MELSQNSRISSDEGTKGFDLSAGKTWIYPENYPIRDYQFNIVQACLYKNTLVCLPTGLGKTFIAAVVMYNFWRWYPCGKVVFLAPTKPLVAQQIFACHNTMGIPSIETIELTGAVNHKQREIAWSKKRVIFATPQVFHNDLDKNVVPSNLVKCVVIDEAHKALGKHSYCECIRILNGRNQTFRVLALSATPGNKIDNVHEVLQNLLIAHIELRDETSVDIIPYINKRRVDIILVPLNKKLAEYKERYIFIMDRHVKILLQHNILHGHTANISKGRIFHLLKEYQKKTHKSGNYGQIIKTLNILMTMYHAYELMIRDGLRAFHKFYQNHSDKFWMNDEPQLQTLLEDITMYLGPFPDIQNLCEEAEMEIPQNLIFGHTKFDKLKELLLHHFKKSEEKQSDTRAIVFVEYRDIVSEVYILLLQCRPLIRPQMFVGQAGQKQKQQIKALENFRNNHVNVLISTSIGEEGLDVGEVDLIICFDVSQHSPTRLVQRMGRTGRKRDGHIIILVTDGKEHETLKSTMARRDSLNYKIINTSNIFSSLYQNNPRMIPDVFTPECLRMQISVQPKSPVTKYKKNKGKSDKKSEKKCQNTLKKISNTESNFESQKDGTNFTMMKYLKIEQIKEHKKGSSETFNSEIIQNNNGCKTIPLSDVKILSCDNEAVDFLTICALRISEKEEKIKNEYKIDKCHISPYSTKKDFFEFSIPDIKILDCLITLNDVIPLNCNKNKLDNASENNDDNDLYYNESVLESKITEIVDKSQRLSCSRFEDLLDDSSDSNENDLLDNEENNPQNSNIHSICDLSIASDRCAKNDILEPVEAGNKNNTLQDLEFSTFEDLLDETSDDSETDNFERNCTKDTDVNNDVQVKNSPDDIKLNHNFKSKINISLEGTIEINENFSSTPVHQCKRDFEKNCNEETADKSSYPSKIFEFEDNRIFSITQAIEEIPLLNSNSIDSKTIEESEDDIFQDESFLQQIDDQSNYDKEMVNPIEYKDEQNFDKSEKPNGSNDRSVDTELKVEEFEWNDDFEVPTDAVENYAKFDTFEEKRKSETLVEAETDHEAYFSDDEEWISFKKSMDISKQNASPCTTIAKKLANVTKCRNSKNSCSRNKNDSMNDDLSAKEERSIYFVSESNDTRRYKSKKNEVECFRKRNRNRKLRKTKNEFICEEAEISPNDDTADESSETDDDLEDFVRYTQDIHDTSDMHAHYLQTVRSPIKRQGGFIFKQQRTLNSSIDVYSQALTQTAETYINDSFCIAEDKSDGKDITRDSELSELEKAELKLEKRKRKRYRDKKSNQQAKRSKRRNIINYFSSSSEDEAEILRKQIKDESMLLKQL encoded by the exons ATGGAATTATCACAAAATTCTCGCATTTCGTCTGATGAAGGAACAAAAGGATTTGATTTATCTGCTGGTAAAACATGGATATATCCTGAGAATTATCCTATCAGAGATTATCAGTTCAATATAGTTCAAGCATGTTTATACAAGAATACATTGGTTTGTTTACCCACTG GATTGGGGAAAACATTTATTGCTGCGgttgtaatgtataactttTGGAGATGGTATCCATGTGGGAAGGTTGTATTTTTAGCACCCACCAAACCATTAGTTGCTCAACAAATTTTCGCATGTCATAATACAATGGGAATTCCTAGTATAGAAACTATTGAACTTACAG GAGCAGTCAACCACAAGCAGCGTGAAATAGCTTGGTCAAAAAAAAGAGTAATATTTGCTACTCCTCAAGTTTTTCATAATGATTTAGACAAAAACGTTGTACCTAGTAATTTAGTAAAATGTGTAGTTATAGATGAAGCTCATAAGGCATTGGGAAAACATTCTTACTGTGAG TGCATTCGAATATTAAATGGAAGGAATCAAACTTTCAGGGTATTAGCCCTTTCTGCTACACCaggaaataaaattgataacgtTCATGAg GTGCTACAGAATTTATTAATTGCTCATATAGAATTAAGAGATGAAACCTCTGTGGATATTATACcttatattaataaaagaagAGTTGATATAATTTTAGTACCACTTAACAAAAAATTAGCTGAATACAAAGAGAGGTATATCTTTATCATGGATCGTCATGTTAAAATTTTACTTCAACATAATATCCTTCATGGACATACAGCAAATATTTCGAAAGGAAGG atatttcatttattgaaGGAATATCAAAAGAAAACACATAAATCAGGAAATTATGGACAAATTATAAAgacattaaatatattaatgacAATGTACCATGCTTATGAACTTATGATTAGAGATGGACTTCGAgcgtttcataaattttatcaaa ATCATTCTGATAAGTTTTGGATGAATGATGAACCACAATTGCAGACATTGCTTGAAGATATTACAATGTATCTTGGCCCATTCCCGGATATACAGAATTTATGCGAAGAAGCTGAAATGGAA ataCCACAAAATCTTATATTTGGACATACTAAGTTTGACAAGTTAAAAGAACTACTTCTGCATCACTTTAAGAAAAGTGAAGAGAAACAAAGCGATACAAGAGCTATAGTATTTGTCGAG TATCGAGATATCGTGAGTGAAGTTTATATTCTATTGTTACAATGCCGACCATTAATAAGGCCACAAATGTTTGTTGGCCAAGCTGGACAGAAACAAAAACAACAGATAAAAGCGTTAGAGAATTTTAGAAATAATCATGTTAATGTTCTTATATCTACAAGTATAG GAGAAGAAGGATTGGATGTTGGAGAAGTAGATTTAATAATATGTTTTGATGTATCTCAGCATTCACCTACGCGGTTAGTACAAAGAATGGGAAGAACGGGTCGAAAACGTGATGGGCATATAATTATTCTAGTTACAGATGGAAAAGAACACGAG ACATTAAAATCCACAATGGCTAGAAGAGATTCTTTGAATTATAAGATAATAAATACAAGTAACATTTTCTCTTCGCTTTATCAAAACAATCCTCGTATGATCCCTGATGTTTTCACACCGGAATGTCTAAGAATGCAGATTTCTGTGCAACCAAAAAGTCcagttacaaaatataaaaagaacaaagGAAAATCagataaaaaatcagaaaaaaaaTGCCAGAATACCTTAAAAAAAATTAGCAATACAG AATCCAATTTTGAATCGCAAAAAGATGGAACTAACTTTACAatgatgaaatatttgaaaatcgaaCAAATTAAAGAACACAAAAAGGGTAGTTCCGAAACATTTAATTCCGAAATAATTCAAAACAATAACGGTTGTAAAACTATACCGTTATCAGATGTGAAAATTCTTTCTTGCGATAATGAGGCTGTTGATTTTCTTACGATATGCGCTTTAAGGATCtctgaaaaagaagagaaaataaagaatgaaTACAAAATCGATAAATGTCACATATCACCATATTCTACTAAAAAagatttctttgaattttctataCCTGATATTAAAATTCTTGATTGTTTAATCACACTAAACGATGTCATTCCacttaattgtaataaaaataaattagataaCGCTAGTGAGAACAACGATGATAACGATTTGTATTATAACGAATCTGTATTGGAAAGTAAAATAacagaaatcgttgacaaatctCAACGACTATCGTGTTCTAGATTTGAAGATTTGCTCGACGATAGTAGTGATTCAAACGAAAATGATTTATTGGATAATGAAGAAAATAATCCTCAAAATAGCAACATACACTCTATTTGTGATCTTTCAATCGCTTCCGATCGATGCGCAAAGAACGACATTTTAGAACCAGTCGAAGcgggaaataaaaataacacgTTGCAAGATTTGGAATTTAGTACGTTTGAAGACTTACTGGATGAAACATCCGATGATTCTGAAACTGATAATTTTGAACGAAATTGTACAAAAGATACCGATGTTAATAATGATGTACAAGTAAAAAATTCTCCCGATGATATAAAGTTAAATCACAATTTCAAATCAAAAATCAATATAAGTTTGGAAGGAACGatcgaaataaacgaaaatttttCTTCGACTCCAGTTCACCAATGTAAACgtgattttgaaaaaaattgtaacgaaGAAACGGCAGATAAGAGTAGTTACCcgtcgaaaatatttgaatttgaagatAATCGCATTTTTAGCATAACACAAGCAATCGAGGAAATACCTCTATTAAATTCAAACTCAATCGATTCGAAAACGATCGAGGAATCTGAAGATGATATATTTCAAGACGAAAGCTTCTTACAGCAAATCGATGACCAGTCAAATTATGATAAGGAAATGGTTAACCCAATTGAATATAAAGATGAACAGAATTTTGATAAATCGGAAAAGCCAAACGGTTCAaacgatcgatcggtcgatACCGAGTTAAAAGTGGAAGAATTCGAATGGAATGACGATTTTGAAGTTCCGACTGACGCTGTAGAAAATTATGCGAAATTCGACACATttgaagaaaaacgaaagagcGAAACATTGGTAGAAGCGGAAACCGATCATGAAGCGTATTTTTCAGATGACGAAGAATGGATTTCATTTAAAAAGTCAATGGATATCTCAAAGCAGAATGCTTCTCCATGTACGACTATAGCGAAAAAATTAGCGAACGTAACAAAGTGTCGGAATTCAAAGAACAGTTGCTCCAGAAATAAGAACGATTCGATGAACGATGATTTATCCGCAAAAGAGGAAAGAAGCATTTACTTCGTCAGCGAATCAAACGATACAAGAAGATATAAAAGTAAGAAGAACGAAGTAGAATGTTTCCGAAAGCGTAATCGCAACCGAAAgttaagaaaaacaaaaaatgaatttatatgCGAGGAAGCGGAGATCTCCCCGAATGACGATACAGCGGACGAAAGTTCTGAAACGGATGATGATCTAGAAGATTTTGTTAGGTATACACAGGATATACATGATACATCTGACATGCACGCTCATTACTTACAAACCGTTAGGAGCCCGATAAAAAGACAGGGTGGTTTCATTTTCAAGCAGCAACGTACGCTTAATTCTAGTATAGATGTATATTCACAGGCTTTAACTCAAACAGCAGAAACTTATATTAat GATTCCTTTTGCATAGCAGAAGATAAAAGTGACGGCAAAGATATTACTCGAGACAGTGAACTGTCTGAACTAGAGAAGGCTGAACTAAAGCTTGAAAAACGAAAACGTAAACGGTATCGCGATAAAAAATCGAACCAGCAAGCAAAAAGAAGTAAAcggagaaatataataaattattttagtagCAGTAGTGAAGATGAGGCTGAAATATTGCGCAAACAGATAAAGGATGAATCAATGTTGTTAAAGCAATTGTGA
- the LOC100643999 gene encoding Fanconi anemia group M protein isoform X2, with translation MKLIRHWENILTVRVLALSATPGNKIDNVHEVLQNLLIAHIELRDETSVDIIPYINKRRVDIILVPLNKKLAEYKERYIFIMDRHVKILLQHNILHGHTANISKGRIFHLLKEYQKKTHKSGNYGQIIKTLNILMTMYHAYELMIRDGLRAFHKFYQNHSDKFWMNDEPQLQTLLEDITMYLGPFPDIQNLCEEAEMEIPQNLIFGHTKFDKLKELLLHHFKKSEEKQSDTRAIVFVEYRDIVSEVYILLLQCRPLIRPQMFVGQAGQKQKQQIKALENFRNNHVNVLISTSIGEEGLDVGEVDLIICFDVSQHSPTRLVQRMGRTGRKRDGHIIILVTDGKEHETLKSTMARRDSLNYKIINTSNIFSSLYQNNPRMIPDVFTPECLRMQISVQPKSPVTKYKKNKGKSDKKSEKKCQNTLKKISNTESNFESQKDGTNFTMMKYLKIEQIKEHKKGSSETFNSEIIQNNNGCKTIPLSDVKILSCDNEAVDFLTICALRISEKEEKIKNEYKIDKCHISPYSTKKDFFEFSIPDIKILDCLITLNDVIPLNCNKNKLDNASENNDDNDLYYNESVLESKITEIVDKSQRLSCSRFEDLLDDSSDSNENDLLDNEENNPQNSNIHSICDLSIASDRCAKNDILEPVEAGNKNNTLQDLEFSTFEDLLDETSDDSETDNFERNCTKDTDVNNDVQVKNSPDDIKLNHNFKSKINISLEGTIEINENFSSTPVHQCKRDFEKNCNEETADKSSYPSKIFEFEDNRIFSITQAIEEIPLLNSNSIDSKTIEESEDDIFQDESFLQQIDDQSNYDKEMVNPIEYKDEQNFDKSEKPNGSNDRSVDTELKVEEFEWNDDFEVPTDAVENYAKFDTFEEKRKSETLVEAETDHEAYFSDDEEWISFKKSMDISKQNASPCTTIAKKLANVTKCRNSKNSCSRNKNDSMNDDLSAKEERSIYFVSESNDTRRYKSKKNEVECFRKRNRNRKLRKTKNEFICEEAEISPNDDTADESSETDDDLEDFVRYTQDIHDTSDMHAHYLQTVRSPIKRQGGFIFKQQRTLNSSIDVYSQALTQTAETYINDSFCIAEDKSDGKDITRDSELSELEKAELKLEKRKRKRYRDKKSNQQAKRSKRRNIINYFSSSSEDEAEILRKQIKDESMLLKQL, from the exons ATGAAGCTCATAAGGCATTGGGAAAACATTCTTACTGTGAG GGTATTAGCCCTTTCTGCTACACCaggaaataaaattgataacgtTCATGAg GTGCTACAGAATTTATTAATTGCTCATATAGAATTAAGAGATGAAACCTCTGTGGATATTATACcttatattaataaaagaagAGTTGATATAATTTTAGTACCACTTAACAAAAAATTAGCTGAATACAAAGAGAGGTATATCTTTATCATGGATCGTCATGTTAAAATTTTACTTCAACATAATATCCTTCATGGACATACAGCAAATATTTCGAAAGGAAGG atatttcatttattgaaGGAATATCAAAAGAAAACACATAAATCAGGAAATTATGGACAAATTATAAAgacattaaatatattaatgacAATGTACCATGCTTATGAACTTATGATTAGAGATGGACTTCGAgcgtttcataaattttatcaaa ATCATTCTGATAAGTTTTGGATGAATGATGAACCACAATTGCAGACATTGCTTGAAGATATTACAATGTATCTTGGCCCATTCCCGGATATACAGAATTTATGCGAAGAAGCTGAAATGGAA ataCCACAAAATCTTATATTTGGACATACTAAGTTTGACAAGTTAAAAGAACTACTTCTGCATCACTTTAAGAAAAGTGAAGAGAAACAAAGCGATACAAGAGCTATAGTATTTGTCGAG TATCGAGATATCGTGAGTGAAGTTTATATTCTATTGTTACAATGCCGACCATTAATAAGGCCACAAATGTTTGTTGGCCAAGCTGGACAGAAACAAAAACAACAGATAAAAGCGTTAGAGAATTTTAGAAATAATCATGTTAATGTTCTTATATCTACAAGTATAG GAGAAGAAGGATTGGATGTTGGAGAAGTAGATTTAATAATATGTTTTGATGTATCTCAGCATTCACCTACGCGGTTAGTACAAAGAATGGGAAGAACGGGTCGAAAACGTGATGGGCATATAATTATTCTAGTTACAGATGGAAAAGAACACGAG ACATTAAAATCCACAATGGCTAGAAGAGATTCTTTGAATTATAAGATAATAAATACAAGTAACATTTTCTCTTCGCTTTATCAAAACAATCCTCGTATGATCCCTGATGTTTTCACACCGGAATGTCTAAGAATGCAGATTTCTGTGCAACCAAAAAGTCcagttacaaaatataaaaagaacaaagGAAAATCagataaaaaatcagaaaaaaaaTGCCAGAATACCTTAAAAAAAATTAGCAATACAG AATCCAATTTTGAATCGCAAAAAGATGGAACTAACTTTACAatgatgaaatatttgaaaatcgaaCAAATTAAAGAACACAAAAAGGGTAGTTCCGAAACATTTAATTCCGAAATAATTCAAAACAATAACGGTTGTAAAACTATACCGTTATCAGATGTGAAAATTCTTTCTTGCGATAATGAGGCTGTTGATTTTCTTACGATATGCGCTTTAAGGATCtctgaaaaagaagagaaaataaagaatgaaTACAAAATCGATAAATGTCACATATCACCATATTCTACTAAAAAagatttctttgaattttctataCCTGATATTAAAATTCTTGATTGTTTAATCACACTAAACGATGTCATTCCacttaattgtaataaaaataaattagataaCGCTAGTGAGAACAACGATGATAACGATTTGTATTATAACGAATCTGTATTGGAAAGTAAAATAacagaaatcgttgacaaatctCAACGACTATCGTGTTCTAGATTTGAAGATTTGCTCGACGATAGTAGTGATTCAAACGAAAATGATTTATTGGATAATGAAGAAAATAATCCTCAAAATAGCAACATACACTCTATTTGTGATCTTTCAATCGCTTCCGATCGATGCGCAAAGAACGACATTTTAGAACCAGTCGAAGcgggaaataaaaataacacgTTGCAAGATTTGGAATTTAGTACGTTTGAAGACTTACTGGATGAAACATCCGATGATTCTGAAACTGATAATTTTGAACGAAATTGTACAAAAGATACCGATGTTAATAATGATGTACAAGTAAAAAATTCTCCCGATGATATAAAGTTAAATCACAATTTCAAATCAAAAATCAATATAAGTTTGGAAGGAACGatcgaaataaacgaaaatttttCTTCGACTCCAGTTCACCAATGTAAACgtgattttgaaaaaaattgtaacgaaGAAACGGCAGATAAGAGTAGTTACCcgtcgaaaatatttgaatttgaagatAATCGCATTTTTAGCATAACACAAGCAATCGAGGAAATACCTCTATTAAATTCAAACTCAATCGATTCGAAAACGATCGAGGAATCTGAAGATGATATATTTCAAGACGAAAGCTTCTTACAGCAAATCGATGACCAGTCAAATTATGATAAGGAAATGGTTAACCCAATTGAATATAAAGATGAACAGAATTTTGATAAATCGGAAAAGCCAAACGGTTCAaacgatcgatcggtcgatACCGAGTTAAAAGTGGAAGAATTCGAATGGAATGACGATTTTGAAGTTCCGACTGACGCTGTAGAAAATTATGCGAAATTCGACACATttgaagaaaaacgaaagagcGAAACATTGGTAGAAGCGGAAACCGATCATGAAGCGTATTTTTCAGATGACGAAGAATGGATTTCATTTAAAAAGTCAATGGATATCTCAAAGCAGAATGCTTCTCCATGTACGACTATAGCGAAAAAATTAGCGAACGTAACAAAGTGTCGGAATTCAAAGAACAGTTGCTCCAGAAATAAGAACGATTCGATGAACGATGATTTATCCGCAAAAGAGGAAAGAAGCATTTACTTCGTCAGCGAATCAAACGATACAAGAAGATATAAAAGTAAGAAGAACGAAGTAGAATGTTTCCGAAAGCGTAATCGCAACCGAAAgttaagaaaaacaaaaaatgaatttatatgCGAGGAAGCGGAGATCTCCCCGAATGACGATACAGCGGACGAAAGTTCTGAAACGGATGATGATCTAGAAGATTTTGTTAGGTATACACAGGATATACATGATACATCTGACATGCACGCTCATTACTTACAAACCGTTAGGAGCCCGATAAAAAGACAGGGTGGTTTCATTTTCAAGCAGCAACGTACGCTTAATTCTAGTATAGATGTATATTCACAGGCTTTAACTCAAACAGCAGAAACTTATATTAat GATTCCTTTTGCATAGCAGAAGATAAAAGTGACGGCAAAGATATTACTCGAGACAGTGAACTGTCTGAACTAGAGAAGGCTGAACTAAAGCTTGAAAAACGAAAACGTAAACGGTATCGCGATAAAAAATCGAACCAGCAAGCAAAAAGAAGTAAAcggagaaatataataaattattttagtagCAGTAGTGAAGATGAGGCTGAAATATTGCGCAAACAGATAAAGGATGAATCAATGTTGTTAAAGCAATTGTGA